The genomic DNA CTTTCAATAAATTGGTCAATGCTTTTTGCATTTTCAGTAGAAAAATTACCAATTTTAGTTCTTCTTAAGGCAGATAAATGTGCTCCTGAGTTTAAAGCTAGTCCGAAGTCATAAGCTAAAGAGCGAATATAAGTTCCTTTGCTACAAACAACCCTAAAATCTACTTTAGGAAAGTCTATTTTTGTGATTTCAAATTCAGTAATTTCTACTTCTCTAGATTTTATTTCGGTTGTTTCGCCTTTTCTAGCTAGCTCGTAAAGTCGCTTCCCTTCTTTTTTTATAGCTGAAAAAATAGGTGGTTTTTGATGTGTTTTTCCTATAAAAGTATTTGTAGTATTATGAATTAGGTTACTAGTAATATGATCAATAGGGAAAATTTCATTAACCTCCGTTTCCAAATCGTAGCTTGGAGTAGTTGCCCCTAAGGTAATAGTTCCTGTGTATTCTTTTACCTGGCCTTGGTATTCATTAATGTTCTTAGTTTGTTTACCTGTACAAATAATTAATAAACCAGTTGCTAGGGGATCTAAAGTACCTGCATGACCTACTTTTATCTTTTTGATATTAAAATGCTTTCGAATATGCCAACGCAATTTATTTACAACTTGAAAAGAAGTCCATTCTAAAGGTTTGTCTATCAGTAAAACTTGTCCGTTCTTATAATCTTCAGCAGTCTTCATTAAATAGATAGTTTATAGATAAAAAAATGAATGATGAGTAATGTAAATCCAAGAACAATTCGATAATATCCAAAAAGCTTGAATCCTTTTTTACTTAAGTAGTCTATAAAAGACTTAATAGCAATTAAAGCAACAATAAAAGCTACTATATTTCCAATAATTAGATAGTTAATTTGCTCAGAAGAAATCATAAATCCCGCTTTATAGTAATCGTATGTTTTTTTAGCAGTCGCCCCTAGCATTGTAGGAACAGCTAGAAAAAAAGAAAACTCAGCAGCTGTTTTTCTATTTATTTTTTGAGTCATACCACCTACAATACTAGCTCCACTTCTAGAGGTTCCAGGAATCATTGCTAGGCATTGAAAAAAACCTATTTTTAGAGCAGTAAGGTAGCTTATTTCTGTGTGTGCAGTAGGGTTTCTTTTATCAAAAACTTCATTCGCTTTAAACCAATCGTCAACCTTTAAAAGAATAAAACCCCCTATAATTAATGAGATAGCAACGGTAATAGGGCTCTCTAGGAGGTCATCAATAATGTCGTTTAATAACAATCCTAAAATAACAGCAGGAATAAAAGCAACGAGCAGTTTAAGATAAAAATCAAGGCTTTGGAAAAATCGTTTCCAGTATAAAACTAAAACAGCTAAAATAGCTCCTAGTTGAATAACGATGGTGAAAAGCTTTGTAAAATCATCAGTTGCAATCCTCATAAAAGAGGAAGCAATAATCATATGTCCTGTTGAAGAAACAGGAAGGTATTCAGTAATTCCTTCAATAATGGCTAAGATAATAGCTTCAATTAAATGCATGCTTATTTTTTTGGATCGGCTAAAATAGCATAAATTTCAATACCGAAACCAATAATTACAAGTGTGGGAGCTAATCGAATTCTTCGCCAATTATAAATTTCGGGATTAAAAACGGCTGGATTTTCGCTTCCTCCTCCTGCCATGAGTATAAAACCTAGAGCAATGATGGCAATACCAATTAGCATGAACATATAATTTCTTTTCCCAAATAAAAATTGAGATTTTTGTGAGTGTTTATTTTCTTTCATCTTAGTAATAAAGATCGTTTGTTTGTAAATTTAAAAAACGTTGTGTAGCAAAAAATGTACTTAAGCTAGTTATGATAAAGGCAGCTATTAAAATCCCTCCAGCAACATAGCTTATAGAAATATAATCGCTTAAAAGTTCTAATGTTGGTATGTATTGATCTACATAGTAAATTAAAAATCCTAATCCAATAAGGGCTAGGGTAGCTCCTAAAAACCCCAGTTTGATGCTTTGCCAAATAAAAGGTTTACGAATAAAACTTTTAGTAGCTCCTACCATTTGCATAGTTTTTATATTAAAACGTTTAGCATAAATAGATAAACGAATAGAGCTATTGATAAGAATGATTGCAACAATACCAAAGAAGCCACTCAAAACTAATAGCCAGAAGCTGATTTTTTGGATGTTTTTTGTTAATAATTGTACTAAAGGTTTGTCGTAATTAATTTCATAAACAAAATTATTTTTAGCCAGTTCTTTTTCAATGTTAGCCATCTTTTCAGGAGTTACATAAGCAGCCTTTAAATAAATGTCAATTCCATTTTTTAAGGGATTATCTCCTAAGAACTTTAAAAAATCTTCCCCTAAATCTTTCTTATAAGAATTTGCAGCCTCTTCTTTAGTGATGTAGTACACTTTTTTAGCAAACGCTTCTTTTAAGAGTGAACTTTTTAGTGCTTCGGCTTGCTTACTATCCACATGATCCTTTAAAAAGATAGAAATAGCAACTTTCTCTTTGAAGTGATTTGCTACCTTCGTTGATTTTAATAGAATTAACCCCAAAACACCAATCATAAATAAAACTAGGGCAATACTTATTGTTACAGATATATAAGAAGATTGTAAACGTCGTTTTTGAAAAGAATCGAAAGAGGTACTCATTATTATTCTATGATTTTCAGGTCCGAAAGGTACGAATATATAGCTTGTTTTTTTAAAAAATACTTATTTAATATCTTGACATAATTCAACTAAAACCCCGTTGGTTGTTTTTGGATGTAAAAAAGAAACAAGCTTGTTGTCTGCTCCTTTTTTAGGTTTTTTATTTAATATAGTGAAACCTTCTCCTTGTAAGCGCTTTATTTCTGCTTGAATATCATCTACAGCAAAAGCGATATGGTGAATACCTTCTCCTTTCTTTTCAATAAATTTAGCAATAGGACTTTCTGGGTTGGTAGCTTCTAATAGCTCTATTTTATTTGGGCCTACCTCAAAAAAAGAAGTTTTTACGCCTTCACTAAGAACCTCCTCGATCTTATAATGTGCTTTTCCAAAAAGTGAAGCAAAGAGCTGGTTTGAACTTGTGATACTTTTGACGGCTATTCCAATGTGTTCTATTTTTTTCATGTGATAAAAGTAAAAAAGCTTTTTGAACTTGAAAGCGTTTAAGTTAAAGAAAAAATGTATGAATAGGTAAGACCAAATTGACGAAAGTTGGATGGGGCAAGAAAAAGAGGAATTTTATAGATTTTATTAGTTTGGATTGATTATTGTTGCTTTCTGCAATAAAATAATCAGTAAATTTGCAACATGGAAGAAACAAATAGACAACGAAAGATTGCAGGAGTGCTGCAAAAAGATTTGGTAGATGTGCTGCAAAAAGCAGCGCAAGATGGAATGAAAGGAGTGATTATTTCAGTTTCGAGGGTTTCCGTGACTTCAGATTTAGGGATTGCAAAGGTTCATTTGAGCGTTTTTCCTTCAGAAAGAAGAGACGAAATTATTAAAGGAGTTACTTCCAATACGCCATTAATTAGGTATGAAATGGCAAAACGTACACGTCATCAGTTAAGACGTATGCCTGAACTATTGTTTTTTGGAGATGATTCTCTAGATTATATCGAAGGAATAGATAAGTCTTTAAAAGGGGATAATATTGATCCTATTAAGAATCCAGATGTTTTACCGCGTCGTAAAAAACGTTAGTGCTTAAATTGCTCCGATTCCCATACTATATAGCAAAGCGATAT from Tenacibaculum maritimum NCIMB 2154 includes the following:
- the truB gene encoding tRNA pseudouridine(55) synthase TruB → MKTAEDYKNGQVLLIDKPLEWTSFQVVNKLRWHIRKHFNIKKIKVGHAGTLDPLATGLLIICTGKQTKNINEYQGQVKEYTGTITLGATTPSYDLETEVNEIFPIDHITSNLIHNTTNTFIGKTHQKPPIFSAIKKEGKRLYELARKGETTEIKSREVEITEFEITKIDFPKVDFRVVCSKGTYIRSLAYDFGLALNSGAHLSALRRTKIGNFSTENAKSIDQFIESL
- a CDS encoding undecaprenyl-diphosphate phosphatase, whose product is MHLIEAIILAIIEGITEYLPVSSTGHMIIASSFMRIATDDFTKLFTIVIQLGAILAVLVLYWKRFFQSLDFYLKLLVAFIPAVILGLLLNDIIDDLLESPITVAISLIIGGFILLKVDDWFKANEVFDKRNPTAHTEISYLTALKIGFFQCLAMIPGTSRSGASIVGGMTQKINRKTAAEFSFFLAVPTMLGATAKKTYDYYKAGFMISSEQINYLIIGNIVAFIVALIAIKSFIDYLSKKGFKLFGYYRIVLGFTLLIIHFFIYKLSI
- a CDS encoding DUF3098 domain-containing protein, with amino-acid sequence MKENKHSQKSQFLFGKRNYMFMLIGIAIIALGFILMAGGGSENPAVFNPEIYNWRRIRLAPTLVIIGFGIEIYAILADPKK
- a CDS encoding cell division protein FtsX — encoded protein: MSTSFDSFQKRRLQSSYISVTISIALVLFMIGVLGLILLKSTKVANHFKEKVAISIFLKDHVDSKQAEALKSSLLKEAFAKKVYYITKEEAANSYKKDLGEDFLKFLGDNPLKNGIDIYLKAAYVTPEKMANIEKELAKNNFVYEINYDKPLVQLLTKNIQKISFWLLVLSGFFGIVAIILINSSIRLSIYAKRFNIKTMQMVGATKSFIRKPFIWQSIKLGFLGATLALIGLGFLIYYVDQYIPTLELLSDYISISYVAGGILIAAFIITSLSTFFATQRFLNLQTNDLYY
- the mce gene encoding methylmalonyl-CoA epimerase, yielding MKKIEHIGIAVKSITSSNQLFASLFGKAHYKIEEVLSEGVKTSFFEVGPNKIELLEATNPESPIAKFIEKKGEGIHHIAFAVDDIQAEIKRLQGEGFTILNKKPKKGADNKLVSFLHPKTTNGVLVELCQDIK
- the rbfA gene encoding 30S ribosome-binding factor RbfA, coding for MEETNRQRKIAGVLQKDLVDVLQKAAQDGMKGVIISVSRVSVTSDLGIAKVHLSVFPSERRDEIIKGVTSNTPLIRYEMAKRTRHQLRRMPELLFFGDDSLDYIEGIDKSLKGDNIDPIKNPDVLPRRKKR